A window from Aliamphritea hakodatensis encodes these proteins:
- the hrpB gene encoding ATP-dependent helicase HrpB translates to MTSLPIHDVLDELTSALRNSPDVILEAPPGAGKTTCVPLALLEEDWLSGQKIIMLEPRRLAARAAAQRMAFMLGEKVGETVGYRVRLESSTGPATRIEVVTEGILVRMLQADPSLEGVGLVIIDEFHERNLDADLGLALCLQGRELFREDQSLRLLIMSATLDGAQIQQLLPAAPLVSSAGRMYPVDVEYLGYNADKRLEAQVSAAVRQALETESGSILVFLPGQAEIRRAAQQLADVEQLFQGARLLPLFGDLDFARQQQAIAPAGAGERKIVLATSIAETSLTIDGVRVVIDAGLSRYAAFDPNTGMSRLHTRRLSRAASIQRSGRAGRTEPGICYRLWSREQQDQLAPHSDPEISNADLVPLVLQLLSWGVSDPAELAWLDMPPAGAVAQAEQLLVNLSALTADPATGAISITALGEQMAALPVHPRLARMLILGAQQGQLALAADIAALLSERTGTDSSDFSRHLAWLRGDISANSHNAPQRKRCRQLADQFSRLVRKHNLSQEDLTGLPPADHQENWLAILLSYAYPDRIAARRNPRSHDYLLSNGRAARVKQHDPLQKSEFLVIAEQGGRQGQSVDQIYSAVTLNRALFDGPLKALTARRDKVEWDLSGERLRSERQVAVGAIVLQRADLPDADPALRVGAVLGMLAKRGLHILNWEGAAGLRQRLAFLHQQDSESWPDVSDAALTAALAEWLGPYLDNVRQLSQLKKLNLQDILLARLSWEQQQALNNLAPVSIKLPAGSNARLDYSQHPPVLAVRLQEMFGCTATPTIGRGTAVVLHLLSPARRPLQVTQDLASFWQNSYRDVQKDMKGRYPKHYWPDNPLEADPGHSLKKRRAD, encoded by the coding sequence ATGACTTCACTGCCAATCCATGATGTGCTCGATGAGCTGACGTCTGCCTTACGAAATTCGCCTGATGTAATACTCGAAGCACCGCCGGGTGCCGGTAAAACCACCTGTGTACCGCTGGCGTTACTGGAAGAAGACTGGCTGAGCGGACAGAAGATCATCATGCTGGAACCTCGTCGGCTGGCTGCCCGGGCTGCCGCACAACGGATGGCATTTATGCTGGGTGAAAAGGTGGGGGAAACCGTGGGTTACCGGGTGCGGCTTGAATCCTCTACCGGTCCTGCCACCCGGATTGAGGTCGTTACCGAAGGTATCCTGGTGCGTATGCTTCAGGCTGATCCCAGCCTGGAAGGTGTGGGGCTGGTTATCATTGATGAATTTCATGAGCGTAATCTGGATGCGGATCTTGGGTTAGCGCTGTGTTTGCAGGGGCGGGAGCTGTTTCGCGAAGATCAGTCATTACGGCTACTGATTATGTCTGCAACACTGGATGGCGCTCAGATTCAGCAACTTCTGCCGGCTGCGCCGCTGGTGAGCAGTGCCGGACGCATGTATCCGGTGGATGTGGAATATCTGGGGTACAACGCTGATAAACGGCTGGAAGCGCAGGTATCTGCCGCCGTACGTCAGGCACTGGAGACAGAAAGTGGCAGCATTCTGGTATTTCTGCCGGGGCAGGCAGAAATACGCCGGGCCGCTCAGCAACTGGCAGATGTTGAACAGCTTTTTCAGGGCGCCAGGTTACTGCCATTATTTGGTGATCTGGACTTTGCCCGCCAGCAGCAGGCCATTGCCCCGGCCGGAGCGGGGGAGCGTAAGATAGTACTGGCTACCAGTATTGCTGAAACCAGCCTGACCATCGACGGTGTACGGGTGGTGATTGATGCGGGCCTGAGCCGTTATGCGGCGTTTGATCCGAATACCGGCATGTCCCGGTTACATACCCGGCGTTTGTCCCGGGCGGCCAGCATTCAGCGCAGCGGCCGTGCGGGGCGAACGGAGCCCGGTATCTGTTACCGGCTCTGGTCCCGGGAGCAACAGGATCAGTTGGCACCTCACTCCGATCCGGAAATCAGCAACGCGGATCTGGTGCCTTTGGTGTTGCAGCTGCTGTCATGGGGCGTCAGTGATCCTGCCGAGCTGGCCTGGCTGGACATGCCCCCGGCAGGTGCTGTGGCGCAGGCAGAACAATTGCTGGTGAACCTTTCTGCATTAACGGCAGATCCGGCAACCGGTGCCATCAGCATTACTGCGCTGGGCGAACAGATGGCCGCGTTGCCGGTCCATCCCCGCCTGGCACGGATGCTTATTCTTGGCGCACAGCAGGGGCAACTGGCGCTGGCGGCGGATATCGCCGCCTTGCTGAGTGAGCGTACCGGCACCGATAGTTCAGACTTTAGCCGTCATCTTGCCTGGCTGCGGGGGGATATCAGCGCTAACAGCCATAATGCCCCGCAGCGCAAACGTTGCCGGCAACTCGCAGATCAGTTCAGCCGGCTGGTGCGTAAACATAATCTCTCTCAGGAGGATCTTACCGGGTTGCCCCCGGCGGATCATCAGGAAAACTGGTTGGCCATTTTGCTCAGTTACGCCTATCCGGACAGAATTGCTGCGCGGCGGAATCCCCGCAGCCATGATTATCTGCTGAGTAACGGCCGTGCAGCCCGTGTGAAACAGCATGACCCGTTGCAGAAATCTGAATTTCTGGTCATCGCTGAGCAGGGGGGCCGGCAGGGCCAGAGTGTTGATCAGATCTATTCGGCAGTGACACTGAACAGAGCACTGTTTGACGGGCCGCTCAAGGCGCTGACAGCCCGCCGGGACAAGGTTGAATGGGACCTTTCAGGTGAACGTTTGCGCAGTGAGCGGCAGGTGGCAGTGGGGGCGATTGTGTTACAGCGTGCTGATTTGCCGGATGCCGATCCGGCGCTGAGGGTTGGGGCTGTCCTCGGTATGCTGGCGAAACGCGGGCTGCACATCCTGAACTGGGAAGGGGCAGCCGGTTTACGCCAGCGCCTGGCTTTTTTGCATCAGCAGGATTCTGAAAGCTGGCCGGATGTATCGGATGCAGCGCTTACCGCAGCACTGGCTGAATGGTTGGGGCCATATCTGGATAATGTCCGCCAGTTGTCGCAGCTTAAAAAACTGAATTTGCAGGATATCCTGCTGGCCCGGCTGAGCTGGGAGCAGCAGCAGGCACTGAATAATCTGGCACCGGTGAGCATTAAATTACCGGCGGGGAGCAACGCCCGGCTGGATTACAGCCAGCATCCGCCGGTTCTGGCGGTTCGCTTACAGGAAATGTTTGGCTGCACCGCAACCCCTACGATTGGCCGCGGCACAGCCGTTGTGCTGCATCTGTTATCACCGGCCCGGCGGCCCCTGCAGGTTACCCAGGATCTGGCCAGTTTCTGGCAAAACAGCTACCGGGATGTGCAGAAAGATATGAAAGGCCGCTATCCGAAGCATTACTGGCCTGATAACCCACTGGAAGCCGATCCGGGTCATTCACTGAAAAAACGCCGTGCAGACTGA
- a CDS encoding Crp/Fnr family transcriptional regulator, whose protein sequence is MQLYQYSDLSGQFSLEYCHGLSMFGALSDESLTFLLTHGDIYKLAGNDRIYSLGDSSDMFFVILSGQARFYHPKTDSDDQVPLKAYLPGEQLGFVGMIGLQARHGNAVMQKEGFVLEISSALFHELCDIYPEDFKIFMINVTREMSREIAQLDSMCGNMQST, encoded by the coding sequence ATGCAGTTATACCAATACTCAGATCTGAGTGGGCAATTTTCCCTGGAGTATTGCCATGGCCTGTCCATGTTTGGTGCTTTATCTGATGAAAGCCTGACGTTTTTACTGACCCACGGCGACATATACAAACTGGCAGGCAACGACAGAATTTATTCTCTGGGTGACAGTTCAGATATGTTTTTTGTCATCCTCAGCGGCCAGGCGCGGTTTTATCATCCCAAGACAGATTCCGATGATCAGGTTCCCCTGAAAGCTTATTTACCCGGCGAGCAACTGGGGTTTGTGGGCATGATTGGCCTGCAGGCCCGTCATGGTAACGCGGTCATGCAGAAAGAAGGGTTTGTACTGGAAATCTCCAGTGCACTGTTTCATGAACTTTGTGATATTTACCCGGAAGACTTTAAGATCTTCATGATCAATGTGACCCGGGAAATGAGCCGTGAAATTGCTCAGTTGGACAGCATGTGCGGTAACATGCAGTCCACCTGA
- a CDS encoding NAD(P)/FAD-dependent oxidoreductase, translating to MTAQAHTTSYYAASANEKQLRPALTDNIDADVCVIGAGFTGLSSALHLAKAGLKVVVLEANRIAFGASGRNGGQIVHSYSRDIDFIHKHYGKDTGTAMASMAFEGGEIIRGLVEEFNIQCDLKDGGIFAACNDKQMRELEGKKALWQANGHRQLELLSETEIQNHIGTGRYKGGLLDKSGGHFHPMNLALGEAAAIESLGGQIFEDSAVTGIDQQAITRVNTARGSVTAKYVVVAGNAYLNGLLPKLEQKAMPCGTQVIATEPLSKDLQQQLLPGDKCVEDCNYLLDYFRLSGDGRLIYGGGVTYGAREPGKIESLIVPKMLKTFPMLTQTKVDFAWTGNFLLTLMRLPQFGRIGNNIFYAQGYSGHGITSTHLAGRVIAEALQGQAERFDVFAGLPQYPFPGGRTFRIPYTAMGAWYYTLRDKLGI from the coding sequence ATGACTGCCCAGGCCCACACAACATCTTATTACGCTGCATCCGCCAATGAAAAACAGTTACGCCCGGCGCTGACCGATAATATCGACGCCGACGTCTGTGTCATCGGTGCGGGATTTACCGGGCTGTCCAGCGCCCTGCATCTGGCCAAAGCAGGCTTAAAAGTGGTGGTACTGGAAGCCAACCGGATTGCCTTTGGCGCATCCGGCCGTAACGGTGGCCAGATCGTGCACAGCTACAGCCGTGATATTGATTTCATCCACAAACATTACGGCAAAGACACCGGCACAGCGATGGCCAGCATGGCATTTGAAGGCGGTGAAATCATCCGTGGGCTGGTCGAGGAATTTAATATTCAGTGTGACCTGAAAGACGGTGGCATTTTCGCCGCCTGTAACGATAAGCAGATGCGCGAGCTGGAAGGTAAAAAAGCCCTGTGGCAGGCCAACGGCCATCGCCAGTTGGAGCTGCTCAGCGAAACAGAGATTCAGAATCATATCGGTACCGGCCGTTATAAAGGCGGTTTGCTGGATAAGAGCGGCGGCCACTTCCACCCCATGAACCTTGCGCTGGGCGAAGCCGCTGCAATTGAATCACTGGGCGGTCAGATTTTTGAAGACTCTGCGGTGACCGGCATTGATCAGCAGGCGATCACCCGGGTAAATACCGCCCGCGGCAGTGTTACCGCCAAATACGTGGTTGTAGCCGGTAACGCTTACCTCAACGGTTTGCTGCCAAAGCTTGAACAGAAGGCTATGCCCTGCGGTACGCAGGTGATTGCCACTGAACCGCTGAGTAAAGATTTACAGCAACAGCTGTTACCCGGAGATAAATGTGTCGAGGACTGTAACTACCTGCTGGACTACTTCCGCCTGTCCGGTGACGGCCGGCTGATCTATGGGGGCGGGGTTACCTACGGTGCCCGTGAGCCGGGCAAAATTGAATCACTGATCGTGCCGAAAATGCTGAAAACCTTCCCGATGCTGACGCAAACCAAGGTGGATTTCGCCTGGACCGGCAACTTCCTGCTGACACTGATGCGTCTGCCGCAGTTTGGCCGTATCGGCAATAATATCTTTTATGCCCAGGGCTACAGCGGCCATGGCATCACCAGTACTCACCTTGCCGGCCGGGTTATCGCCGAAGCCCTGCAGGGACAGGCTGAACGCTTTGATGTGTTTGCCGGCCTGCCACAGTATCCGTTCCCCGGCGGCCGTACCTTCCGGATTCCGTATACCGCAATGGGCGCATGGTATTACACCCTGCGCGACAAGCTGGGCATCTGA
- a CDS encoding LysE family translocator translates to MNTDTLMMYLLISFFYVISPGPAILLVIFNSISHGMRAVMIGALGNITGLFILSLVSVGGLGAILMASTTLFMVVKILGASYLIYLGARQLFSRKRQMTLQAEGAAEQRSGLSHYREGLLLAVTNPKPILFFGALFPQFIDLNYALAPQFSVMTGAFMLFSFISLSCYGLIAQSAKGFLTGGQGMKWFHRVTGGLFVSMGVGLLSFKSAAQQ, encoded by the coding sequence ATGAATACCGACACGCTGATGATGTATCTGCTGATCTCATTTTTTTATGTGATCAGTCCCGGACCTGCAATTTTACTGGTGATCTTCAACAGTATTTCCCATGGCATGCGGGCGGTGATGATAGGTGCATTGGGGAACATTACCGGGCTGTTTATTCTCTCGCTGGTGTCTGTCGGCGGGTTGGGTGCCATCCTGATGGCTTCAACCACCCTGTTTATGGTGGTGAAAATACTGGGTGCCTCGTATCTGATTTATCTGGGGGCACGTCAGTTGTTTTCCCGTAAACGTCAGATGACGCTTCAGGCAGAAGGAGCAGCTGAACAGCGCAGTGGTTTGTCTCATTACCGGGAAGGATTGCTGCTGGCGGTGACCAACCCTAAACCTATTCTGTTTTTCGGCGCACTGTTTCCGCAGTTTATCGATCTGAATTATGCGCTGGCCCCGCAGTTTTCGGTGATGACCGGTGCCTTCATGCTGTTTTCGTTTATCTCGTTAAGCTGTTACGGCCTGATTGCTCAGTCGGCAAAAGGTTTTCTTACCGGCGGGCAGGGGATGAAATGGTTTCACCGGGTAACCGGCGGCCTGTTCGTCAGCATGGGCGTGGGCTTGCTGTCATTCAAAAGCGCGGCTCAGCAATAG
- a CDS encoding BufA1 family periplasmic bufferin-type metallophore, giving the protein MNNKTKAILALTSAAALQGCAQLEISSTLTPGETTQPLSHPEKPVYEFEKCYGVAKKGQNDCFSNGLACAGTSTEDRQKNAWIFVPEGNCNKIAGGSTSKG; this is encoded by the coding sequence ATGAACAACAAAACCAAAGCCATTCTGGCGCTGACATCGGCAGCCGCTCTGCAGGGCTGCGCCCAGCTGGAAATATCGTCAACCCTGACACCGGGTGAGACCACTCAGCCCCTGAGCCATCCGGAAAAGCCTGTCTATGAATTTGAGAAATGTTACGGGGTGGCAAAGAAAGGCCAGAACGACTGTTTTTCCAACGGTCTGGCCTGCGCGGGCACCTCCACCGAAGACCGTCAGAAAAACGCCTGGATTTTTGTCCCCGAGGGAAACTGCAATAAAATTGCCGGCGGCAGCACGTCTAAAGGCTGA
- a CDS encoding porin, producing MPSATFPRRTAFCLLPMFLTPAGASAGILIKHPDFSVVADAYLNLTTGNAADNTEHVAADADIRLLGLYETAGGNKYGGRITFESSSAGSNNADPEVGEYSLLAQSDWGRIEVGERQGLPDVLTGFAPNNYTFTFAEYGPSTGRNLNPAGGLQTSFIDAADAASVNQLSSLGFVASLAGDRSAKLIYAAPRSASGINTGISYAPDISEDNPGFKQLIQTGLTYDYYWDEHQLHLGGSYTYANAEDLSAGQQRDDLSSVNLGISATFNSKLALGISTTLNGTSGQLTNSIQEDTRGWVTSLNYNSGPWTYGGFYQQAYGQGETQQAGRNRLEAYQLGVSYRFNIRTRLYTAYYHYDLSSDNQNNSDGDVVLFGVRIIL from the coding sequence ATGCCAAGCGCTACTTTCCCCCGCCGGACAGCCTTTTGCCTGTTGCCCATGTTTCTGACCCCTGCCGGTGCCAGCGCAGGCATTCTGATAAAACACCCGGATTTCAGCGTCGTTGCCGATGCCTATCTGAACCTCACCACCGGCAATGCGGCGGATAACACCGAGCATGTGGCCGCCGATGCCGACATCCGCCTGCTGGGATTATATGAAACCGCCGGTGGCAATAAATACGGCGGACGGATTACCTTTGAATCCAGCTCAGCAGGCAGCAATAACGCAGACCCGGAAGTGGGTGAATACAGCCTGCTGGCGCAGTCAGACTGGGGCCGGATAGAGGTTGGCGAACGTCAGGGATTACCGGATGTCCTGACCGGATTTGCCCCCAATAACTATACTTTTACCTTTGCGGAATACGGCCCGTCCACCGGGCGCAACCTGAATCCGGCCGGTGGCCTGCAAACCAGTTTCATTGATGCTGCCGATGCGGCGTCTGTGAATCAGCTCAGTTCGCTGGGATTTGTCGCGTCTCTGGCCGGCGACCGCTCTGCCAAACTGATCTACGCAGCCCCCCGCTCGGCATCCGGCATCAATACCGGTATCTCTTATGCCCCGGATATCAGTGAAGACAATCCGGGCTTTAAACAGTTAATCCAGACCGGCCTGACCTATGATTACTACTGGGATGAACATCAGTTGCATCTGGGCGGCAGCTACACTTACGCGAACGCTGAAGACCTCAGTGCCGGCCAGCAGCGGGATGATCTCAGTTCCGTAAACCTGGGGATTTCAGCCACTTTCAACAGCAAACTGGCATTGGGAATCAGCACCACCCTTAACGGTACATCCGGACAACTGACGAACAGCATTCAGGAAGATACCCGCGGCTGGGTAACCAGCCTGAACTACAACAGTGGCCCCTGGACCTACGGCGGTTTTTACCAGCAGGCTTACGGTCAGGGTGAAACTCAGCAGGCCGGCCGAAACCGGCTGGAAGCCTATCAGTTAGGCGTTTCATACCGGTTTAATATCCGTACCCGGCTGTATACCGCCTATTATCATTATGATCTGAGCAGCGATAATCAGAACAACAGCGACGGCGATGTCGTACTGTTTGGCGTGCGTATCATTCTTTAA
- a CDS encoding LysR family transcriptional regulator, protein MGRKKAAISGQLADQDLRLLRVFKSVAEAGGFSAAEVQLNLANSTISNYIADLEKRLGMRLCERGRGGFSLTQQGQTVYEATLELLNALDQFSQRLNRSAQGIYGRLHLAFAEHMLGAHNAFVVEALDLFTRQAPEVNIEITTLSSDEVTTAVLNKQVDIGITVEAQRYHELNAVDLFDEQMLLYCGQQHPLYEQAEKTISPETLRDYRFVESPRLLPGREVHPDMRHWHRHAKAHHQEARATLILSGQYLGLLPEHFVASWGLGNKLRPLMSDTYGYRNSYRAIWPKKTTKDEIIEVFLEALSQARSTATHPPA, encoded by the coding sequence ATGGGCCGTAAAAAAGCAGCCATCAGCGGACAGCTGGCAGATCAGGATCTGCGCCTGCTACGGGTGTTCAAAAGCGTTGCTGAAGCCGGTGGTTTCAGTGCCGCGGAGGTGCAGCTGAATCTGGCCAACTCCACCATATCCAACTACATCGCCGATCTGGAAAAACGTCTGGGTATGCGATTATGTGAACGGGGCCGCGGTGGCTTCAGCCTTACCCAGCAGGGTCAGACCGTCTATGAAGCCACGCTGGAACTGCTCAATGCACTGGATCAGTTCAGCCAGCGCCTTAATCGCTCAGCTCAGGGGATTTATGGCCGGCTGCATCTGGCCTTTGCCGAACACATGCTCGGGGCGCATAACGCCTTTGTGGTTGAAGCACTGGATCTGTTTACCCGGCAGGCGCCGGAGGTAAATATCGAAATCACCACCCTCAGTTCCGATGAGGTCACCACCGCCGTGCTGAATAAACAGGTGGATATCGGCATCACTGTTGAAGCGCAGCGCTACCATGAGCTTAATGCGGTGGATCTGTTCGATGAACAGATGCTGCTTTACTGCGGCCAGCAGCACCCGCTGTATGAGCAGGCTGAAAAAACCATCAGCCCGGAAACACTGCGTGATTACCGCTTTGTTGAATCCCCCCGTTTGCTGCCGGGCCGGGAAGTGCATCCGGATATGCGTCACTGGCACCGCCATGCCAAAGCGCACCATCAGGAAGCCCGGGCCACGCTGATTCTCAGTGGCCAGTATCTGGGCCTGCTGCCGGAACACTTTGTCGCCAGTTGGGGCCTGGGGAATAAGTTACGCCCACTGATGAGTGATACCTACGGATACCGCAACAGTTACCGGGCAATCTGGCCGAAAAAGACCACCAAGGATGAAATCATTGAGGTCTTTCTGGAGGCACTCAGCCAGGCCCGCTCCACAGCCACTCATCCGCCGGCGTAG
- a CDS encoding NAD-dependent succinate-semialdehyde dehydrogenase translates to MAIQLNDSGLLKTQAYIDGNWTGGFEGKTFAVTNPANGEHLADVADLGAAETRQAIEAASRAMQEWRALSAASRSAVLEKWHALILENQEDLAILMTAEQGKPMFESRGEVGYGASYLKWFAEEGKRVYGDIIPTPQTDRRGIAIKQPVGVVAAITPWNFPNAMITRKVAPALAVGCAIVLKPAAETPLSALALAELAERAGLPAGLFSVVTGSDAPAIGGEMTSNPTVKKVTFTGSTPVGKLLMRQCADTVKRTSMELGGNAPVIIFDDADLDQAVAGALVSKYRNSGQTCICANRLIVQEGIYDAFVEKLRAAVAEFSIGDGFAADTTHGPLITEKAVRDVHAKVSSAVEEGAKVVIGGEPQSGAGNFYQPTILTDVNPQMRVFREEIFGPVAPIFKFSTEEEAIAMANDTEFGLAAYFYTENMGRMWRVAEGIDYGMVGVNETAISSEVIPFGGVKESGQGREGSKYGLDDYLETKYICMGGLNR, encoded by the coding sequence ATGGCAATTCAACTGAACGATTCGGGTCTGCTGAAAACCCAGGCTTATATTGACGGTAACTGGACAGGCGGCTTTGAAGGTAAAACCTTTGCCGTGACCAACCCGGCTAACGGTGAACATCTGGCGGATGTGGCTGATCTGGGGGCGGCAGAAACCCGTCAGGCGATTGAAGCGGCATCCCGTGCCATGCAGGAGTGGCGGGCGTTATCTGCGGCAAGCCGCAGCGCTGTGCTGGAAAAGTGGCACGCACTGATACTGGAAAATCAGGAAGATCTGGCCATTCTGATGACGGCTGAACAGGGTAAGCCAATGTTCGAGTCCCGGGGTGAAGTGGGCTACGGCGCATCTTACCTGAAGTGGTTTGCTGAAGAAGGCAAGCGGGTGTATGGCGATATTATTCCAACGCCGCAGACCGATCGCCGTGGCATTGCCATTAAACAGCCGGTGGGTGTGGTCGCTGCGATTACCCCATGGAACTTCCCGAATGCCATGATTACCCGCAAGGTTGCACCGGCACTGGCGGTAGGCTGTGCCATCGTACTGAAGCCGGCGGCTGAGACCCCTTTATCAGCGCTGGCGCTGGCAGAACTTGCTGAGCGGGCCGGTTTACCTGCCGGTCTGTTCAGTGTGGTGACCGGCAGCGATGCACCGGCCATCGGCGGTGAAATGACCTCCAACCCGACGGTTAAAAAAGTGACCTTCACCGGTTCGACCCCGGTTGGCAAGCTGCTGATGCGCCAGTGTGCGGATACGGTAAAACGCACGTCGATGGAACTGGGCGGGAATGCACCGGTAATTATCTTTGACGATGCCGATCTGGATCAGGCCGTGGCCGGTGCGCTGGTGTCTAAATACCGTAACTCGGGTCAGACCTGTATCTGTGCTAACCGTTTGATTGTTCAGGAAGGTATTTACGATGCCTTTGTTGAAAAGCTGCGGGCAGCGGTTGCTGAATTCAGCATCGGTGACGGCTTTGCGGCGGACACCACCCATGGCCCGCTGATTACTGAAAAAGCCGTGCGTGATGTGCATGCCAAGGTGAGCAGCGCAGTGGAAGAGGGGGCGAAGGTTGTCATTGGTGGCGAACCACAGTCCGGTGCCGGCAACTTCTACCAGCCGACAATTCTGACCGATGTTAATCCGCAGATGCGGGTGTTCCGTGAAGAGATTTTTGGCCCGGTTGCGCCAATCTTCAAGTTCAGCACCGAAGAAGAAGCTATTGCCATGGCCAATGATACCGAGTTTGGTCTGGCGGCGTATTTCTATACCGAAAACATGGGCCGTATGTGGCGTGTGGCGGAAGGTATTGATTACGGCATGGTGGGCGTCAACGAAACGGCGATCAGCTCTGAAGTGATTCCATTCGGCGGGGTAAAAGAATCCGGACAGGGCCGTGAAGGCTCCAAGTATGGCCTGGATGATTATCTGGAAACGAAATACATCTGCATGGGTGGTCTGAACCGCTGA
- a CDS encoding aminotransferase: protein MSNIIYPTTNLTNTETLTIERGDGVYVYDNQGNRYLEGLAGLWCTSLGYNNRELIDAASEQMGQLSYSHMFGGKTHQVGIDLAAKVAEMVPVENAKVFFGNSGSDANDTHIKMLRYYFNAIGKPEKYKIISRDRSYHGITVASASLTGLPANHQHFDLPFDPLGILRTDAPHYYRGALAGESEADFVTRITNNLEQMILEEGPETIAAFIAEPITGASGVIVPPEGYYQRVQEILAKYDILFWADEVITGFGRTGKDFGCTTMGIDSPALMTLAKQLSSAYIPISASVIRGDMYEAMIEPSAKVGVFGHGYTYSGHPVACAVALKTLEIYQRDNIFGKAAETGAYLQKGLAKFAEHPLVGEVRGEGMIAAVEMVANKQTGEAFAGGAIGAFAQQACERHGLITRAVAGSSLALCPPLIATEAHVDEILESFGKALDDTLDHVTKQGLLTG from the coding sequence ATGAGCAATATCATTTATCCGACCACTAACCTGACTAACACCGAAACCCTGACCATTGAGCGCGGCGACGGTGTCTATGTTTACGATAATCAGGGCAATCGCTATCTGGAAGGTCTGGCGGGCCTCTGGTGTACGTCGCTGGGCTACAACAACCGTGAACTGATTGACGCGGCCAGCGAACAGATGGGGCAGTTGTCTTACTCGCATATGTTCGGCGGTAAAACCCACCAGGTGGGCATTGATTTAGCGGCCAAAGTGGCAGAAATGGTGCCGGTTGAGAATGCCAAAGTATTCTTCGGTAACTCCGGCAGCGACGCTAACGACACCCATATCAAAATGCTGCGTTACTACTTTAATGCTATCGGTAAGCCGGAGAAGTACAAGATCATTTCCCGGGACCGCTCTTATCACGGTATTACCGTGGCATCGGCATCCCTGACCGGCCTGCCGGCCAACCATCAGCATTTTGATCTGCCGTTTGATCCGCTGGGAATCCTGCGTACCGATGCACCGCATTATTACCGTGGCGCACTGGCGGGTGAGTCCGAGGCAGATTTTGTTACCCGGATTACCAATAATCTGGAACAGATGATTCTGGAAGAAGGTCCGGAAACCATTGCTGCCTTTATCGCTGAACCGATTACCGGCGCCAGCGGTGTCATCGTGCCGCCGGAAGGCTATTACCAGCGGGTTCAGGAAATTCTGGCGAAATATGACATTCTGTTCTGGGCCGATGAAGTCATCACCGGCTTTGGCCGGACCGGCAAAGACTTCGGCTGCACCACCATGGGGATCGATTCTCCGGCACTGATGACCCTTGCCAAGCAGCTGTCTTCGGCTTACATCCCGATCAGTGCGTCCGTAATCCGCGGCGATATGTACGAAGCGATGATCGAGCCAAGTGCCAAAGTCGGCGTATTCGGTCACGGCTATACCTATTCCGGTCATCCGGTTGCCTGTGCGGTTGCCCTGAAGACGCTGGAAATCTACCAGCGGGATAATATCTTCGGTAAAGCCGCTGAAACCGGCGCTTACCTGCAGAAAGGGCTGGCGAAGTTTGCGGAGCATCCGCTGGTGGGTGAAGTCCGCGGTGAAGGCATGATTGCCGCCGTTGAAATGGTGGCCAACAAGCAGACCGGTGAAGCCTTTGCCGGCGGTGCCATCGGTGCCTTTGCTCAGCAGGCCTGCGAGCGTCATGGCCTGATTACCCGTGCGGTGGCCGGATCTTCGCTGGCGTTATGCCCGCCGCTGATTGCCACTGAAGCGCACGTGGATGAAATCCTTGAGTCGTTCGGCAAGGCGCTGGATGACACCCTGGATCACGTCACTAAACAGGGTTTACTGACTGGCTGA